The Litorilinea aerophila region GCCTGGGTCCGTGGGATGCGGCCCAGCTCAACATCGTCTGGCTCATCCGGCTGCCCCGGGTTCTGTTGGCGGTGTGTGTGGGCGCGGGGTTGGCCACGGTGGGGGTGGTCATGCAGGCTGTGGTGCGCAACGCCCTGGCCGACCCATACATCCTGGGCGTCTCTGCGGGCGCCTCGGTGGGCGCGGTCTCGGTGCTGGAGTTGGGGTGGTTCGCCTTCGCCGGACTCTACGCCATCTCCCTGGGCGCCTTTGCGGGCGCGCTGCTGACCTTCGGCGTGGTCTTCCTGCTGGCCCAGAGCGGCGGGCGTCTGTCGCCCATCCGCCTGGTTCTGGCTGGCGTGGCCTGCGCCTACATCTTCTCAGGCCTCACCAGCTTCCTGATCCTGACGTCGGACAACCGGGAGCTGGCCCGGTCGGTGCTGGCCTGGCTCCTGGGCAGCCTGGCCGGTGCAGACTGGCCCGATCTCACCTTGCCGGTGGCGGTGTTGCTGGCCGGCTGCGGCTACCTGCAGCTCCGGGCCCGCAGTCTCAACGCGCTGGTCATGGGCGACGAGACCGCGGCCACCCTGGGGGTGGACGTTCACCCCTTTCGGCGGCAGCTCTTCCTGGTGCTCTCGGTGGTCACCGGCGTGATGGTGGCCGTGAGCGGCGCCATCGGCTTTGTGGGCCTGATGGTGCCCCACATGGTGCGCATGGTGGTGGGCAGCGACCACCGGCGGGTGTTGCCCGTGGCGGCCCTGGCCGGCAGCCTCTTCCTCACCTGGGTGGACGTGGTGGCCCGCACCGCCTTTGCCCCGGTGGAGCTGCCGGTGGGGGTGATCACCGCTCTGTTGGGTGGGCCCTTCTTCATCTGGCTCATGCGTACCCGGCGGGACGCCCTGCGGGATGGGCTGTGAGGAGGTGTGCCGTGGACGCTGTGCCCCTGAAGCTCTACGTGGAGGATGTCACCTGGGCTGCCGACGG contains the following coding sequences:
- a CDS encoding FecCD family ABC transporter permease, whose amino-acid sequence is MSTTLSSPARPVGAGYSRAPFWMLLATLAGLLLATVVLAVAIGPVSIPPGLVWQMVADRLLGDGLGPWDAAQLNIVWLIRLPRVLLAVCVGAGLATVGVVMQAVVRNALADPYILGVSAGASVGAVSVLELGWFAFAGLYAISLGAFAGALLTFGVVFLLAQSGGRLSPIRLVLAGVACAYIFSGLTSFLILTSDNRELARSVLAWLLGSLAGADWPDLTLPVAVLLAGCGYLQLRARSLNALVMGDETAATLGVDVHPFRRQLFLVLSVVTGVMVAVSGAIGFVGLMVPHMVRMVVGSDHRRVLPVAALAGSLFLTWVDVVARTAFAPVELPVGVITALLGGPFFIWLMRTRRDALRDGL